A part of Marinobacter psychrophilus genomic DNA contains:
- the thiE gene encoding thiamine phosphate synthase: MGTLTLKPGLYAITDGHLTPGDTLITAVEAALEGGAVLVQYREKHLPAAEQLRQASALQSACSNAGVPLLINDNIELALRVQAAGVHLGQGDTALADARRLLGERAIIGITCHADLALAQAACAQGANYLAFGRFYPSTTKPNASAADTHVLGLAKQFKLPVTAIGGITLRNAEPLVQAGADLLAVAGGLFSTDVDATAKRAREFSRLFVQHRSQFFQST, encoded by the coding sequence ATGGGAACATTAACGCTGAAACCCGGTTTGTATGCCATTACCGACGGCCACCTAACCCCTGGTGATACACTGATAACGGCGGTCGAAGCCGCCCTGGAAGGTGGCGCAGTACTGGTCCAATACCGTGAGAAACACTTGCCGGCAGCAGAACAGCTACGCCAGGCCAGCGCTCTGCAATCTGCCTGCAGCAATGCAGGTGTGCCGTTACTGATTAATGACAACATCGAGCTGGCCTTGCGAGTGCAAGCAGCCGGCGTGCACCTGGGCCAAGGCGATACCGCCTTGGCAGACGCTCGGCGCCTGCTCGGTGAACGGGCCATTATTGGCATTACCTGCCACGCCGACTTGGCGTTGGCACAAGCCGCCTGCGCGCAAGGTGCAAATTATCTGGCCTTTGGCCGGTTTTATCCATCAACCACAAAACCCAACGCTTCCGCGGCTGACACGCACGTCCTGGGACTGGCCAAACAGTTCAAGCTCCCGGTAACCGCCATTGGCGGCATTACTTTGCGCAACGCCGAACCCTTGGTTCAGGCTGGCGCCGATTTGCTGGCGGTAGCCGGTGGACTTTTCAGCACCGACGTGGATGCCACTGCAAAACGTGCCCGCGAATTTAGCCGGCTGTTTGTCCAACATCGTTCTCAATTTTTTCAAAGCACTTAG